Below is a window of Pocillopora verrucosa isolate sample1 chromosome 6, ASM3666991v2, whole genome shotgun sequence DNA.
TGGGTTCCAATCGTTTTTAAGACTGAATTTGAGGCACAAAGTGAAAAGTAAGTATGCCAAATATCACTAGATTTGGAAACTGAATGGACATTTAAATCTTAAGGCGAAGGAATTAGCTTTAGTGTTAACGATACTTCGATTCCCCGACGCAACACGAGTAATggcttgaaaaagaaaactgaacttGCTGATCTCAAATGAGGCTTTGCGACGTTTGGACTCTTCTTCAGATcggtaattattattttttcgaGTATTTTCGATAGCATTTCGTTAGAATCCTTGATGTAATTCCTAACATTTCGTGGGACTGGTAGGCGCAAGAAATTCACACATTCTTCGCTCTAAAGACAACATATTTAGCACTTCTTTGAATAAAGTTTTAAACTCGAAATACTTAATGTCATTGTTGCCTTACTTTTTACTTATAGTTTTCAGGTAGCACGCGACTATTATATCGTGGACAAATTGTGTCTGCTATGTCATACAACAATTAGTTAATGCCTGTaactgtgcgtatatcgagttgtGGATGCACTTGGAAAGTCTGGGGAGCAGTCAAGAAGCAAGAATTGCTGTCAGCCGCTCCTAAAGGAATTCTTACACTTCtcttgtgctctccaaacttcccacgaACATCCATACCAGTCCTTACCTCTAtgtacgcacgctaagcatgaaccaCTTGTTTAATAGACGTCATCTTTCACAATTTTGATCAGATatacttacacgtcacttttggtggtatagGTACCATAAAACAAcgcctcataagctgtccacttcactGGAAGACGGCCCTAAAGATTTATGAAAGTGAACAAAAATAATAGTTAGCGAGAAATCAACGACAGTTATAGATGAAATGGTACTCTATAAGTATCCGTTATCTCCTTATCAGGTCCAATCCAGAGATATCCTGATCGAAAACCATAAACATATTACCTCTGCCACTAGAGTTATTGTGTAAGGTGACTGAGCTTAACTGAGTACCCCCCATTTTTGTATTACCTTTGTTTTTCGTTCATAGATATTTTCCTGTTGCACTTCTCTGGCCATTCCAAAGTCCGTCACTTTACACGTTTCGTTTTGtccaaccaacacattacgGGCTGCAAGATCTCGGTGGATGATCTAAAGGAATGGATTGTGAAAGAAGGGAGAATCAGtaattaaaagaggaaaaaactgaaaaaaaagttcagaTCTAAAATTATCCGCTTTTAGCGAATTCAACAGCGCGCGTATTTCTTACAAGCCCAAgtgataataaattaaaatgcattAGTACTGTTACAGTTTCCAGGAGAATTGGAGAAAATTCTCTTTCGATAATCAGTGAACTGTTAACAATTGAAAACATTATGGGAGTCAATGAGACCAGAAGAAGTCGAGGGCGAGGTACATCTGCAAGGCTGCACAACGATTGCAATCATGTTAATAACAAAAAAGCATGGGTGATAGCATTGAAAATTGGAGGGTGCGCCCTACAGAAAAAGCCCTAGATGAAACGGTaagaaaatgtttgcaaaatatGAAATAGTATGCATGTCAGAAAAACGTACCAGGACGGTACGCCCTACAAggaatattttataattaaattaCATCTTTTGCATTTGTTAGTTAACTTACAGATTCTGAGGACAGGTAACTCATGCCATCAGCGATTTGCCAGGCAAACTTCATCAACTGCTGTGACGTCAGATTGGTTCGaggtttgatatccgggtctttgtaATAAGTGTCatttaatccacggctctttctcaggtaaccaaGCAGATCTCCAAAAGGCACATATTCAATCAGTATCAGGAGTTcctctgaaaacaaagaagaaagcGTTTTCCTAAAAATTAAAGCGAATTGTTATTGCcttttttgtaaatttacaaggaaaatgcGTTTGGCATCAAAAACCTACATAATCAAAACATACCAGATTCCGTAACACATCCCAAGAGTTTGATGACGTGAGGATGTTTTTTAAGCTTCTTCATCgtttcaagttctttcatcaatTCCCTTTTGTACGATACCTTAGCGTTAGCTGGAGAGTTAAACAGCAAATGTTAATgatatgcaaaacaaaaaacacaaaaaaaaaacggtaaGAAATGTCCTGAAATAAGTACATGACTCACGTTTGAGCATCTTAATGGCCACTGTAGTCGTATCAGGCCTCCCTTGAAGTCCTACTGCCGTTCCCTTGGCAACCTGcccaaaagcacctttaccaatgaCTTTATCGATGGTAACGTGATGTCTTGGAACTTCCCAGGAGCGTTTTGCTGGATAAGGAAGCTCGTAACCTGGACTTGtactttgtgcttttctattATCTTTTCTGGCTTCTCTGAGACCCACGTACTCTGAAGAGGGCTGCCCGGGTGTGCTTGAATGGTGCTGACTTAGTTCGATATCTTGTAGCGTCACCACATTCTATGAAATCAATGTACCCGTTCAACTACTTAATAAATGGGTATGTAACAATAAAGTTTGGTAAATTTCTACTAAAGGCCATACAaggcaaaaacattttaagcatttttatCTGACTTATGTTTATATACTTCCTTTCTTGTATCTTAAATCAATAAAAAGCATGTTCTCCACCACTGAAAGGATCATGTTCAACGGATTGACCGAGATTTCTGGAATTATTCgaagatttatttgaaaaacaaatctcAACCGAAAGCAGACCTATGAATTAATTTATGTGTGAAATTTGGAACAACCGAGAAAAAATCTAGTGATTAGCTTGACCTGGTCCCACGGCAAAGTCCATATCCAGTTATAGGTTATTAATCACATGGTATCTGCAACCCGTTTTAAATACATTCCTTCTGcatttttagtaaaatccttttttctcttccttcaaagATTGCCAATTTCTCGTGAATATAGCAAATTAAAAGTAAGATCACATACTTTATCCTCGCACCGATGCAAGCTTAATGTCTTAGCCGTAACTTACGTCGTaaacagttttttcttcttcataagTCCtactgtaaagaaaaataaaatcataataGCAATAAATACTAAAACTAATTCTAGTATTAAAGAATAAAGAACTTACATTGCGCACATACCATACAAGTACAGAATGTATGTTCATATGcacattaataataatatactATATTGAGTAATTTAATAATGAACCTAGGGTAAGGATAACTAACATTGATGTGAATTTACAAAGTAAATTCCTAGGAAcgtctgagagaaaaaaaatcgctAATAACTAATTAATTTAGTCATCGGCCCGCTTGAAAAGTACGTTTtaagaatgaataaatgaatatatGATCTTCGACGAAACAGTTGAAGTTAGATCCAAGACTTCGGCGTATATAAGCAGTCGAAGGGTCATGATTTCGCCCAAAATCAGAGTAAAtagggaataatacatgggcacgagtagatatggaatttctctttgagtgtttaactcgatagctcacgagtgagatgtcgtGTTGGccacgagaagagaaatttcataccTACAAACAACagtgtattattttgtttaccatATATAAAAGCAATAGCCCTCTactgaaagaaaagttaatgaatgaaaatgtaaggatcgacaatcctcgaataaaaATCGAACAGTGCGTTGGCacactcaagatgaaaacatgacGATGaaatcactacaaaaacaaacaatatgcCAAATGTCCAATAtgtagagaataatacatgggcgcgcgtagatatggaatttctcttcgagttgaacacgagaagagaaattccatttctacaagcaaccatgtattattttgttatcatatacactgggaagaaaagccgacttcattaatgaatgaaaacaaatgaatcgacaatcctcgaataacagTCATAGAGTAgtcttaagatggaaaaatgcgttgaatcatgattttcaatttgcaaagtctcatttattgactttgtccttaccgaaagaagtctttcaggtaaacggccaaaatcggcccgtggcaaatcttccagttgtcgattttcattctcagccgagagaaatgttaacaccaaagccactgaatacgcaactttcggtttttcttttagtatattggttttcttcctcttctaggagagtttgaacctcattgtctgtcagcgatacggattttggatcaatatcaatatctggacaactgcccacctacccctcttttctaaactaacattttgtcaattgactgttgttgaatTAGGGaagaggggtaggtgggcagttgcccagatactgatattgatcccagattttttagagttttagccgccataattcgagaagGCTCCGACAAgcaacttgtattgagaatcgtgaaggctttgccgttcattcatcaacctgaccgagtggcgctaaaggcgagtgacgtgtaagcagctgattggctcTGTCAACACGCgtgaaaaatacaatattttttcacgtgtgttgttacgacTTTTCTCAGGGCCAGAAATCCTTGTATAgcaccgcagtttatgtgataaaaaaattatcagttgcTGAATTAgtgaaaaggtgaaaaaatatcatattttaaACCTATAATATACTtcatcatataaactacggtgttatacaaggatttttAGACCTGAtaaaagccgtaacaacacacgtgaaaaatgtttttttttttccaccagtgtttgatatcgcctatcagctgctgacacgtcactcgcctttcgcgccactcggttAGGTCGAAGAATGAACGGCGATGCTTttaccattctcaatccaaggtcgtttgtcggaatCTTTacggattatggctgctaaaacactgaaaaatccgtatcgcttacagacagtgacgttcaaactttcctagaagaggaagaaaaccaaaatatggaaagaaaacCGAAAGTTGGGTATtgagtggctttggtaatggcgtTTCgcgcggctgagaacgaaaattaacaactggaagatttgccacaaaCAGATTTTTGACCGTGACCTGAAAGATTTCCCCTGTCGCCAAGGACTAAGTaaataactgagaaatttgtattttaaaaaattacgcccattgtctgtttttatattgttttaacGCAATTTTTCGTCCTGAGCCTGAACGCCAACGCACTTTAGGACTTCCATTCGAGGATTCTCGATCCCTTTATTTCCATTCacaaataaaattgacttttcttgtcagtaaagggctattgtgtttatatgataaacaaaataatacatggttgcttgtagatatgagatttctcttctcgtgttcaactcgaagggaaattccatatctacgcgcgcccatgtattattctttcTTACTTACCTCACGTGCTCGAGCCGAACTTGGGATTATTGGCCCTCGTTCGTTTTTGTACGTTCGTAATGCTACGACCTCGGGCCAATATTCTCCAATATTCCCTCACGCCAGGTCAATAAGAAGTTATTATCTACCCCAATGAATAgataaaacagagaaaaaacaatatttccatTCTTTGTTTCTGGAGTAATAGCAgacaaaagtttgaaattatAACCATGGTTTATTCTCTGAATCTTAGTACCgagaagaaagtaaaattttagtCGGATCTTCCACAAATAAACACTTGTAAGTCCTTGTATAAATGGTCAGGTAATGAAAggctattaaaaaaaaagtatggagCAGAAAATTCGCAAGAGCGCAAAGTTCACGGCAACCATTACAGcgctaataatatacatgaaaaattactcagttctgatttgTTAAGATAAATGTAGTTTTCAGGtgattcaatgcagaagagggctaattcagtgcaaagaagtaacaaaccataCATTCtcattggtcaataatcaaagaaactcacagttagccaatcaaattccagccttggatgtcgcaacatttggagaCGCTGAAAATTTCCGAGCGAAACAATGGacggcgttttaagtaggttttctttcgccaccgcaacaactgaaaaacagctctaacaacgaaaaaactgtgaaaagcactgctttttaggtgtcggtttggaaaaagtggtgtttagagaagggaattgtcaggaaatcgaaaattacgggccaacccagcttaacactttgctcgagcgattctacgccgaaattaaaaacaaacattgttaAACCTCAGAAAagacgattccatttcatcgaaagggATACGGaaacagactgaacaattccttaaaCTGTTTAACCGGACTTGGAACTctttgcaccttaaagatgtgaaaatatcattgtatattattgttttgatcgtacgcggtcgttttgaccgaacgcacggtttggtttattttagcacttgatgcgcgcgttttgcttttgcttaattatgataagctatctcgtatttgttcatgtatattattaataagtaatcacataatttttctcgtgcaatttggattaaataagcacttgttgattttttccaagatcacaaattgcactcgccttacgggctcgtgcaattttgttagtatttgaaaaatgtactcgtgcttatttactccaaattgcactcgaaatcatgtgattacctctacAAATATGcaaatgtttatgaaataaattttgtcagtttttttcattttattttaggaTGATATTTTATCTGAAGAATAATCTTAAACTATTCCATGTAAGAGCAAATTCTTAccggtttttttctttagcgCCTAAggaggaggaaaaagaaaaaaaattagaattcttTGGGTGGAGGTAACAAAAGTTTGTCTTGCTTCATGACGGATCCTGCCCCACCACTCTAACGTAAGTAATGAAATTGTTACTCACCTCTCCTGTGTAGCCAGATTATGTAAATTATCAGAAGAAGGATTATGAGGGCAAGAATACCAATAAACGCTCTGAGCATGACGTCTTTACTTGAGCCCTTGCCTTCTTCATGACCTAAATTGATTGGTTTCGTGAGGCAATATTGGAGCAAGGTTTTACTTTAATCCTGGCAAAAATACTGCTCTAATGACATGGCTTGTAAACGAAAGAATTGTTTTATTGGAAACTTTTCACATGCTCAAGTAGCCAGGAGTACGACTAAATCCTGAACGAACACTAAAGCAAGATACTCCGATACAAACTTCTGAGTATGAAATAAATTGATCGATTTTAATTTAAAGATAGCCAATatcataaatttgaaaaatctccatcaaaccaaattttgaatGGATTTCTGATGCAAATAAAGTGAATACTTCTTACTTTGGTAATTAAGCTTTTTTGGAGTCCCGTAAAgggaaaaggcaaaaaaacaaCGTAACGTTTTATGAACTATTTCCTTTCAAACTAGAGATCGAAAAGAGGAAACGAGGTCGACAATGTGGAAAGGTGAAATAGagtaaaaaaggtttgaaatctTGACGCGAAGGCTGATGTTGACATAAAAACTTCGCAAACGATTGCCTCAACTACGATACCTAACCTGTGATATGACTTGTTGGCGGTCTACAGTCTAAAAGGGTAGCCCCCGACCGTCTGTGATACTGTAAGTTCCTTAATCTCGTAATATTTTACTCGCTTCAGTTCGTAACATCGAAATATGATCTCTAATTTTCAgagtataaaaaagaaaagctgtCACCTGCGGGAGTTGTTTGGGATGATGTAGTAACTGTACTTGATGCTGGTTTAACTGGGGAAGAATGACATTGGACTTTTAAACGagacatttctaatttttttttaatctattattattattaagaacCAATTGATGATAAATGTAATATTTCAGCAGGAGGCTCCGATCAGAGAAGCAGTTTTCAAGGTGGTTCCGCATTACGCGATAATATTCTAGGACTAGTATAACTATTAAAAGCCACCCAAAGAGTAAGAACAATGGCGATGCAAAATTGTCCGTGAAATCCAAAAACAGCACCTATTTCCAAGTGTTCAGCCGAGGAGAACAAGAATCAAGGGAAACAAGAAATCGTTGGTCGTGGACTGTTTAATGTCAAGTTTTAAACAATGTGACTTGACGAATGTTTAATACAATTATGGATGTGTGCATGTATATGTATGAAAATTATCTTCCCTTGTAGAATAAGAAGCGTTATAGCATTTTAGCTTTCTCAAAACTTCTTCAGATGAATACGCATTAGTCCCACTTACAGGgttaaaaattcttttgttctcttttctccTGATGAATAGTATGTCGGAGGAAAGAGAGCTCTAACAtgccattaaaaaaataaatatcagtaGAATTTGCTGAAGCCTTGTACTTTGCCAACGACTTTGCTGACAATATTGCTGGCTGACGTCGGCCCCAGATTAAAAAAGTAGCTTAGATTTATCAGTAATCATACTTAAATCTATTTAACTTACCAACAAGTAGCAAAAACCGGATGGTTGCATTTCCCCATTCATTTTTCGCAAAACAGGTATACCATCCTTCGTCACTTGAAGCAACATTCCTAACCTCAAGAGTTGAGCAGTTAGTCAATTTTCTGCCGTTGGTATCATTTCCTTTGTACCACATGATATCAGCAGGAGGGTTTCCAATGTCCACAGGGCAACCAATAGACCTATCTTCTCCTATCTCCAGTTTAATAATGACGCTTGCCTGGGTGGCTGATGGTGCACCTAGAAACAAAATACGTGAATGAAGAATTGCTCTCTCAGTGAAGGTGGATATTACATGGCGTGGTGAACCTCGATATCAAAGGCCTTTAAGgatatgaaaataattacaTTCTCTTGCCTTTAAGCAAACTGTGCAAGCAATTACTGAAGAATATATTTATATCTGCCCTGattgtatttgcattttttaaagtgatatttctttaattaaatcTACTTAACTGATATAAAAAGAGACCTATAACGTGCTGATTCTGCCTAAGccaaatcataaaaattaaaaaattctttgtCTATTGATACATGTAGATGAGAAGTCTATTCCTTTACGTATTATGAAGAAGTATTCAGTTTCTTCGCAATTAACACTAACATCATAAGTATTCCTAAGTAAACACGTCATGTAGGCAAGCTCTTCCAAGGATAGATATCATAACGATTGAAACAGCAGAATTGAGAGAATTGaactaagaagaaaaaaggaagaaatgagAAAGACGAAAACTAACAGGTGTCGAATCCTCAGATTCTCGTAAAgtagaaaacagaagaaaatgaCAATATTTGCTACCAGTCCTATGCATAACAGGTCACCAAAATGTACAGCATGAAAGTCCCTACGCCTGACATAGCATTACAAGGGATAGTAAGGCGTAAAATTTTTCAACTATGTAGATGTTAACAatatttaagtgaaaaaaatgctGCGTTTTAACTATTCCCAACGAAagtatttcttgaaaattttcagtatcCCCACCATAGGGTAGAAAGAATTAAGATTATTAAGATAAGAGCGTGTATATCATTGAATTTACCTTTAATCTGACGGCACACCACACTAACATCATCGTGATGCCCACAGCGATGGCCTCCCCATCCTGCGTGCGTGCATTGTGAGACTGATTTCTCATATCCTCCACACTGCACCCTATCCAGCCATATCGGGCCTGTTCCTTGTCCAAATGCTGCATCTCTAGGGGCTGATAAGGCTCCATTGTATCCCAGTTGGCGACAAACAACATCAGCATCCTTTAGGTCCCAGTAATTATCACAAATTGTTCCCCATGTTCCATGAAACTGGACTTCAACACGTCCAAACGACGGTGAATTGTCGGGACTCACTAAACGGACTGTAATTAATGTGTacacagagaaaaatattttttacgtCGCTCTCAAGAAACGTACTGCAGCCTCCACATTTTGTGACTACTACTCTGACAAACGTCTACCGTTTTCCTTGCGATATTTCAGAATGACTTGTCGACTGGAATCAGCTTTTATCATATGTATTACGCCTCAAATTACATACGACCCATGAATCGTGGCTGAATTATGCTTATCTATTACCATTTATCTTACTGGAATGTGAACGCATCGAAGTCTGACAATAAAAAGCGAACTTGAATCAGGGTAAcatgtcagtttttttttttttttctcatttctagTTTCATAGCCTTATAGTTCCTTTAcatgaaaatgacaatgaaaTTTATGATGGAAGTCCATCATATGCCGGACTGTTAAGGTGaccaaatttgaattaaaatattccCCCTcgaaaaatttagtttttcgtTGGTCCGTATACAAAATTACTTCGGACATGAAGATTCTGCCCGAAGCCGTATTTTCAAGACTTCTATCAAAGTGCAAATAACCCATATTTGCtattatgaaattttcaaatctgaCTATTGCATTtttagtgttctgattggttcaaacAACTGcagttatcagctcatattccgATTCACCCTATACGGAAATGCATTGCGACATGTTGGAAGTTGAAGAGTCTTGctgaaaatattgaaactttctggatttaatgaaatttactAAGCAACTGTTCCATCTGTGCTTGTTGGctatttaccatctcatatccagCGCGTGCTCATGGAGTAATTGCAATTATTATATGGAAAGGTAGTCCTGAGATTAACCtaagcattctgattggttttaaGTTGGTCGGGGTTTTGCCAAGGACTTTGTAGCaaaatttaagttattaaaaAGATACAGGCTACAGTTTAGACAGCGAGCCCTGTAGCGGCTGGTTACTCAAATTTTCCGCTCTTTagtttgctgttgttgttgtttcttagAACAAGTACCATAAAATTGTACATAGAGACAATAAAGCAACTTAACTAGgtatgttttttaactttggaaTGTTAAAGGACCCTACCTGACCGCAAACTGAAAGAGTTCGTTTCAAAAATAGGATACTTGATAGATAGGTTTTACCTCAACCATCGGATAATCACAGGTAACAAAATGATCATCATTGGTGAACTGCTGttgaaagagaaacaattaAGTCTGAACTAATCAGACTTTGGCGAGGGTTTTGAACTCGTGCTTCCATGGAATACCTCAAGTTCTTTGTTGCCAAGCTTTCAAGAAGCGAATTGAATCGGATTTAGAGAActaaaatgatttcaaaataattgtttgcaAGATCATAATCTAACTGACCTTTTAGTTGGCGGCACACTACGCCAGCATTTTTACCATAACCACAGTTATGAACTCCCCATCCTCCATAGTTGCACTGCGTTATCGATGTCTCATTTCCTTCACAATTAACGTCATCCAACCATATCGGACCAGTTCCTTGTCCAAATACTGCATCAGCAGGTGCTGATGAAGCTCCATTGAATCCAAGCTGGCGACAAACTACATCAGCGTCTTGTAAGTCCCACGAGTCGCCGCAAATGGTTCCCCATGTACCATTATAAAACACTTCAACACGACCAGACGACAACGAATTGGTGGAGCTCACCAAACGAACTGTTGTCAATGTGAGAATATAAGAAAGCTTGTTTAACATTGTGAGGGCTCATCATAAGATCTGTTTTTGTGCTGGAAATGATGCTTAACCAGTTCATAAAGGTCTATTAAAGTTAGCGACGGATTATGATGTGTATCAAAATAACAGGAAcctccttgaaaaatttttgaaagaaagattgTTTTGAATAGCTTGTAGGCGGATattttacatttattgtttttttagagggcacggtaacgaatcttgcaatctgattggttctttacccggtcagtattttcctatctctgcccacgggccacggtaacgctttcgtgagtcgccgagtacatcccaactttcgttgtcatttttcataaatatgtacctcgttttccggctgggcagtatttttaagcaaacacgtcggtcactacctcaagccgataaataacctatgaatcctctcttttctctctatcaaatcactttggttgacagaaaaatattggtttcagaatgaatttgtataaacaatagtgtcattacgttggttgacaagcggcctaaaaaccgtctgcaattaattttaatcgttcacaaaaagtacccagaaaattgaaacgtgaggtatttggttacagttaaactgaacgatggaactttcattcatttaatatctgaattttctcgagcaatttgttcatagtgaaagagcgagcgaagttttaatttaagttctacaacaaatatacgctcctggtgagtctttccaattccgttcaatttggacatttgtaccttaaattgcacaacagaaattgaaggaattttttgataAAAGGCCGCAATATATTCCCTTGGGTCTCGTcggagtgtgccgttcgaatttagtttttgtgaaggaaagatcagagttaaacacgccattacagcaaacaaacgagcaaactctcacaacttcaaaataaaaaaattgaatttactcacaattactttcctcgccgtttacttaatgaacagaggtaaatcttcgtacatgaacaaatggtcgatgagagtgaataatactttccgttagatcattaactgattttgaagaaaacattgtcgtgacagtccttgccaaactagttctgttggttttcaaatgttcctacgcttttttttttcttgcgcgctctctaattgacaggtgtcagattgtgacagatacttgtaaaaataatatttcaaagtttgtttggaagccttttaaatcacctttatcgttacggaaatgaaaatgtttcgctgaggcatctctcttaaatttgcatcacctctattttaactactatttactcactcaaaaagtTTTCAgcttatggaagatcttgccgtatttacggccataaatcattcgggttctttcggaaagaatttcgtcaagtttaaaaacaataaatatgttatttaccggctaagggtcggtccgtatggtgaaaaactgtgaccgaggtcttgaaaatgctgccctcggcctacggcctcgggcagtattttcaagacctcggtcacagtttttcaccatacggacctcccagccggcaaataacatatatgtatgtTACAGAAGGTTTTACTTGTACTTTAGTTAGTATTGGTTCACTTAAAATAGCGTTATACGCATCACTTTGCAAAAACGGCtaaaaatgagtaaaaaaacaaaaaaagaaaatctgttGGCTTTGAGTTGTTCATTGTGAGCGTGTATCGCCACATTACCTACAGGTCGGCAAACTACGCCA
It encodes the following:
- the LOC131784033 gene encoding scavenger receptor cysteine-rich type 1 protein M130 isoform X1 encodes the protein MKLGVVMSLLGSIAVLLPKAASVDVRLVSPTNLPSFGRVEVFYNDKWGSICNYLWDLKDADVVCRQLGYDGALSAPGAAAFGQGIGQIWLNDVRCIGTETSLSQCSHRGWGIGFCWRREAAGVICRPKVRLVSPTNLPSSGRVEVFYNGKWGTICDYSWDLQDADVVCRQLGYNGALSAPGDAVFGQGTGQIWLNRVSCYGYEKSISQCSHQGWGVKNCWHSEDAGVVCRPIAVRLVKSYLPHAGRVEVLYNGTWGTICGHYWDLKDANVVCRQLGYDGALRAVSNAAFGQGTGQIWLDDVQCVGNETSISHCNHLGLGAHNCHHRKDAGVVCRPVVRLVSSTNSLSSGRVEVFYNGTWGTICGDSWDLQDADVVCRQLGFNGASSAPADAVFGQGTGPIWLDDVNCEGNETSITQCNYGGWGVHNCGYGKNAGVVCRQLKVRLVSPDNSPSFGRVEVQFHGTWGTICDNYWDLKDADVVCRQLGYNGALSAPRDAAFGQGTGPIWLDRVQCGGYEKSVSQCTHAGWGGHRCGHHDDVSVVCRQIKGAPSATQASVIIKLEIGEDRSIGCPVDIGNPPADIMWYKGNDTNGRKLTNCSTLEVRNVASSDEGWYTCFAKNEWGNATIRFLLLVVKPASSTVTTSSQTTPAGHEEGKGSSKDVMLRAFIGILALIILLLIIYIIWLHRRGAKEKNRRTYEEEKTVYDNVVTLQDIELSQHHSSTPGQPSSEYVGLREARKDNRKAQSTSPGYELPYPAKRSWEVPRHHVTIDKVIGKGAFGQVAKGTAVGLQGRPDTTTVAIKMLKPNAKVSYKRELMKELETMKKLKKHPHVIKLLGCVTESEELLILIEYVPFGDLLGYLRKSRGLNDTYYKDPDIKPRTNLTSQQLMKFAWQIADGMSYLSSESIIHRDLAARNVLVGQNETCKVTDFGMAREVQQENIYERKTKGRLPVKWTAYEALFYGTYTTKSDVWSYGVVLYEIFTIGGSPYPRMNGKKIANLLEEGYRMLKPQHVDDQLYQIMMRCWQNDPDERPTFTELKNQLKDKETLHKRLINMRMYDKKLYANVEDLIV
- the LOC131784033 gene encoding deleted in malignant brain tumors 1 protein isoform X2 — protein: MKLGVVMSLLGSIAVLLPKAASVDVRLVSPTNLPSFGRVEVFYNDKWGSICNYLWDLKDADVVCRQLGYDGALSAPGAAAFGQGIGQIWLNDVRCIGTETSLSQCSHRGWGIGFCWRREAAGVICRPKVRLVSPTNLPSSGRVEVFYNGKWGTICDYSWDLQDADVVCRQLGYNGALSAPGDAVFGQGTGQIWLNRVSCYGYEKSISQCSHQGWGVKNCWHSEDAGVVCRPIAVRLVKSYLPHAGRVEVLYNGTWGTICGHYWDLKDANVVCRQLGYDGALRAVSNAAFGQGTGQIWLDDVQCVGNETSISHCNHLGLGAHNCHHRKDAGVVCRPVVRLVSSTNSLSSGRVEVFYNGTWGTICGDSWDLQDADVVCRQLGFNGASSAPADAVFGQGTGPIWLDDVNCEGNETSITQCNYGGWGVHNCGYGKNAGVVCRQLKVRLVSPDNSPSFGRVEVQFHGTWGTICDNYWDLKDADVVCRQLGYNGALSAPRDAAFGQGTGPIWLDRVQCGGYEKSVSQCTHAGWGGHRCGHHDDVSVVCRQIKGAPSATQASVIIKLEIGEDRSIGCPVDIGNPPADIMWYKGNDTNGRKLTNCSTLEVRNVASSDEGWYTCFAKNEWGNATIRFLLLVVKPASSTVTTSSQTTPAGAKEKNRRTYEEEKTVYDNVVTLQDIELSQHHSSTPGQPSSEYVGLREARKDNRKAQSTSPGYELPYPAKRSWEVPRHHVTIDKVIGKGAFGQVAKGTAVGLQGRPDTTTVAIKMLKPNAKVSYKRELMKELETMKKLKKHPHVIKLLGCVTESEELLILIEYVPFGDLLGYLRKSRGLNDTYYKDPDIKPRTNLTSQQLMKFAWQIADGMSYLSSESIIHRDLAARNVLVGQNETCKVTDFGMAREVQQENIYERKTKGRLPVKWTAYEALFYGTYTTKSDVWSYGVVLYEIFTIGGSPYPRMNGKKIANLLEEGYRMLKPQHVDDQLYQIMMRCWQNDPDERPTFTELKNQLKDKETLHKRLINMRMYDKKLYANVEDLIV